A portion of the Homalodisca vitripennis isolate AUS2020 chromosome 2, UT_GWSS_2.1, whole genome shotgun sequence genome contains these proteins:
- the LOC124353488 gene encoding dynein regulatory complex protein 9-like, with amino-acid sequence MELNPEKFFINLQNVLQTRPSLGRLETYIVHCVLKKSSDKLKIIESLMPGEGMSKQGICYQPLTLKLEEVKIKVVPSEWKTAEVLLTSTRVKNIIGFLLEVLGETIAEIESNGSYNYLDYTLNCENWSNFDKIMLKEENIQYNEIVNDLKEKIQNCKFDFQKTQNFLLEMTGPCLDRKLTDVYVQEESAKLHNLVKVQTRVEQNFLQLKEKENEVQQLIETQNSDTIKENRINEELQFYLSTVINELQDKVNYWTHRYNKEIEKLDVDILHTTSKIEELKKNREETLEEFNMKQEKMAKLQKESDEQERLMRRKQITSRAAVTIQTWWRRILIKRGFKKKSEAKPIKGKGKKKTGKKN; translated from the coding sequence ATGGAATTAAATCCGGAAAAATTCTTTATCAATCTTCAAAATGTACTACAGACCAGACCAAGTTTGGGTAGGTTGGAAACGTACATAGTTCATTGTGTGTTGAAGAAATCCTCAGATAAGCTGAAAATAATCGAAAGCCTGATGCCAGGGGAAGGGATGTCTAAGCAAGGGATATGCTACCAGCCTTTGACCCTGAAACTTGAGGAAGTCAAGATCAAAGTTGTACCATCGGAATGGAAAACTGCAGAGGTTCTCTTGACATCTACAAGGGTGAAAAACATCATAGGCTTCTTACTGGAGGTGCTTGGGGAGACTATTGCGGAAATTGAGAGCAACGGATCTTACAACTACTTGGATTATACACTCAACTGTGAAAACTGGAGTAATTTTGACAAAATCATGCTGAAAGAAGAAAACATTCAGTATAATGAGATAGTAAACGACTTAAAAGAAAAGATACAAAATTGCAAATTCGATTTTCAGAAGACCCAGAACTTTCTGCTGGAAATGACCGGACCTTGTTTAGACAGAAAGTTGACCGACGTGTATGTCCAGGAGGAATCCGCAAAACTACACAACTTGGTAAAAGTGCAGACCCGTGTGGAGCAGAACTTTCTgcaattaaaagaaaaagaaaatgaagtCCAACAGTTAATTGAAACACAAAACTCGGATACCATAAAGGAAAACAGGATTAACGAAGAGCTTCAGTTTTATCTGTCCACAGTTATAAATGAATTGCAGGACAAAGTCAACTATTGGACCCACCGCTACaacaaagaaattgaaaaattagatgTTGACATATTGCACACAACGAGCAAAATAGAGGAACTCAAGAAGAACAGAGAGGAGACACTCGAGGAATTCAATATGAAGCAGGAGAAGATGGCAAAGCTGCAGAAGGAGTCTGACGAACAAGAGAGACTCATGAGGAGAAAACAGATTACGTCTAGAGCAGCTGTCACCATTCAGACATGGTGGCGCAGGATCCTGATCAAGAGAGGATTTAAGAAGAAAAGTGAAGCCAAACCGATAAAGGGAAAAGGGAAGAAAAAGACCGGTAAAAAGAATTAA